From one Amaranthus tricolor cultivar Red isolate AtriRed21 chromosome 17, ASM2621246v1, whole genome shotgun sequence genomic stretch:
- the LOC130804152 gene encoding Golgi apparatus membrane protein TVP38-like isoform X2, whose product MTFVVGNEDKTGVVVAVPELTLRISADNNKDFDDQIAFLNLRLFEEDDDDSNSITDGYLSEPPTPRRIGCCFLCKWMKLFFLFVFLGGLALVIFKWLGPFFMDKGIIPILNWERSSFSTPHLALLVFVTVSLFPTIFLPSTPSMWVAGMTFGYGFGFLLIMPAVIIGVSLPYLVGSLFHHKIQCWMERYPKKASLIRLAGGGGWLDQFQAVALIRISPFPYIIYNYCAYATGVSYGPYILGSVLGMVPDVLVAIYTHVATYSFQDWSRLELRIEN is encoded by the exons GACAAAACTGGCGTCGTCGTCGCAGTGCCGGAGCTTACGTTAAGAATCTCGGCTGATAATAATAAAGATTTTGACGATCAAATTGCTTTCCTTAATCTAAGGctttttgaagaagatgatgatgattctaATTCAATTACAGATGGTTATTTATCGGAACCTCCAACACCTAGAAGAATTGGTTGCTGTTTTTTATGTAAATGGATGAAATTGTTCTTTTTGTTCGTCTTTTTAGGAGGTCTTGCTCTTGTTATTTTCAAATGGCTTGGACCCTTTTTTATGGATAAG gGAATAATTCCTATTCTAAACTGGGAGAGATCTTCATTTAGTACCCCTCATTTGGCACTTCTAGTCTTTGTAACCGTATCATTGTTTCCTACCATTTTCTTACCTTCAACCCCCTCTATGTGGGTGGCAGGGATGACTTTTGGTTATGGATTTGGCTTCCTATTAATTATGCCTGCTGTAATCATCGGTGTTTCTTTACCTTACCTTGTTGGTTCCCTCTTTCACCACAAAATCCAA TGTTGGATGGAAAGGTATCCGAAGAAAGCTTCTCTCATAAGATTAGCCGGCGGGGGAGGATGGCTTGATCAATTTCAAGCTGTGGCATTGATAAGAATTTCTCCGTTCCCCTACATCATATACAATTACTGTGCTTACGCAACAGGTGTCAGTTATGGGCCTTATATCTTGGGATCGGTGTTAGGCATGGTGCCTGATGTTTTGGTTGCAATCTATAC